A stretch of the Chlamydiota bacterium genome encodes the following:
- a CDS encoding putative DNA binding domain-containing protein codes for MVEFKEGLSHHLEKDLSAFANASGGTIYLGISDKGTIHPLSLTHRLKSQLQSTARNCDPPIDITIRPIEDIVAVEVSESLNKPVRASDGFYLRIGASSQKLTRDEIFAFAVQETKIMFDRQLYVKEKAESILATRQVEWFRQKARLEMDLDNLQLLENISCLQRQNQNHYLTHAGILLFGANPQKMFPQATVTLIVLEDLSTIREQKILKGTLFQQIEIAFQFLKDHLKSKPEIQSLERKDVLEIPEFVLRELLVNAIIHRDYFETSSDVVIKIFPTWIEFSNPGPISKRITLDQLWGKSYRRNPMIADVFFHANYIERAGTGLLRVQKTLEHLNLPSLKIAEEGPFFIATLPRPNFDLLSQKLGERQRKLIGLSNTFFPFSTLDYAKQFSISERMARLDIKNLIEAGVIIPQREGRYVRYVKK; via the coding sequence TTGGTCGAATTTAAAGAGGGCTTATCCCATCATCTCGAGAAGGATCTCTCGGCCTTTGCCAATGCCAGTGGTGGAACAATTTATCTTGGAATATCCGATAAGGGAACAATTCATCCTCTATCCTTAACCCATCGTCTTAAATCACAACTGCAAAGTACTGCAAGAAATTGTGACCCTCCTATAGACATTACAATTCGCCCCATCGAAGACATCGTTGCTGTTGAAGTATCAGAAAGTTTGAATAAACCGGTTCGTGCGTCTGATGGTTTTTATCTCAGAATTGGTGCCAGCTCTCAGAAATTGACCCGGGACGAGATTTTTGCTTTTGCCGTTCAAGAAACAAAAATCATGTTTGATAGGCAATTGTATGTAAAGGAAAAAGCTGAGAGCATCCTCGCGACAAGGCAGGTAGAATGGTTTCGGCAAAAGGCACGTCTAGAAATGGATTTGGATAATCTCCAACTTCTTGAAAATATTTCGTGTCTCCAAAGACAAAATCAAAACCATTATTTAACGCATGCGGGCATCTTACTCTTTGGGGCCAATCCTCAAAAGATGTTCCCTCAGGCCACAGTGACATTGATTGTTCTTGAAGATCTGTCTACCATTCGAGAACAAAAGATTCTTAAAGGAACTCTTTTTCAACAAATAGAAATTGCCTTTCAGTTTCTCAAGGATCATTTAAAATCAAAACCGGAAATTCAATCCTTAGAGAGAAAGGATGTTTTAGAAATTCCAGAATTTGTTTTGAGAGAACTCCTTGTCAATGCCATTATTCACCGTGATTATTTTGAGACCTCTTCAGATGTGGTTATTAAGATTTTCCCAACATGGATCGAATTTTCAAATCCGGGACCTATCAGCAAAAGAATCACACTCGATCAACTCTGGGGAAAAAGTTATCGGAGAAATCCCATGATTGCAGATGTCTTTTTTCATGCGAATTACATCGAACGGGCAGGAACAGGATTATTGAGGGTCCAAAAAACATTGGAACATTTGAATCTTCCTTCACTCAAGATTGCTGAAGAAGGACCCTTTTTCATTGCAACCCTTCCAAGACCCAATTTTGATCTTCTTTCCCAGAAATTGGGAGAACGGCAAAGAAAGTTGATCGGACTGTCAAACACCTTTTTCCCTTTCTCGACGTTGGACTATGCCAAACAATTCTCTATCAGTGAAAGAATGGCCCGCCTTGACATCAAGAACCTTATAGAAGCAGGGGTCATCATTCCTCAAAGAGAAGGACGTTATGTGCGATATGTCAAAAAGTGA
- a CDS encoding TerC family protein, which translates to MPNVDLFLWVLFGALVCAALTVDLFIANRRAREISIREAGFWVLIWVALALVFDGVVFYLKGSGKALEFLTGYVVEESLSVDNLFVFVMIFSHFRVRSLHQPRVLKWGILGAIVMRAFFVATGVTLFNLFHWMIYVFGGLLIFAALKILFDEESEFEPDRNWVVRFFRLFMPVSTQSSGQRFFIKESGKWFATPLFIVLILIETSDLIFALDSVPAVIGISRDLFIVYSSNIFAILGLRALYFMLVGVMDLFRFLKIGICVILTFVGIKLMISRIFEIPTGVTLALIALVLAVSVLASLIFKEKRGR; encoded by the coding sequence GTGCCTAACGTAGATCTTTTTCTTTGGGTCCTTTTTGGGGCTCTTGTGTGTGCGGCTTTGACCGTGGATTTATTCATTGCTAATCGCCGCGCCCGCGAGATCTCCATTCGAGAGGCAGGTTTTTGGGTATTGATCTGGGTAGCTCTCGCCCTTGTTTTTGACGGGGTTGTTTTTTACCTCAAAGGTTCAGGTAAGGCGCTTGAATTTCTAACCGGTTATGTTGTTGAAGAATCTCTTTCCGTCGATAATCTTTTTGTTTTCGTGATGATTTTTTCTCATTTTCGCGTAAGGTCTCTTCATCAGCCTCGCGTTTTAAAATGGGGAATTTTGGGGGCCATTGTGATGAGGGCCTTTTTTGTCGCAACTGGGGTTACGCTGTTTAATCTTTTTCATTGGATGATTTATGTGTTTGGGGGTCTTTTGATTTTTGCAGCACTTAAAATTCTCTTTGATGAAGAGAGCGAATTTGAGCCAGATCGAAATTGGGTGGTGCGTTTCTTTCGCCTCTTTATGCCCGTCAGTACTCAATCCTCGGGTCAAAGGTTTTTTATCAAAGAGAGTGGAAAATGGTTTGCAACGCCTCTTTTTATCGTTCTCATTTTAATTGAGACCAGTGACTTAATCTTTGCCCTGGATTCCGTTCCTGCCGTGATTGGAATTTCTCGCGATCTTTTTATTGTATATAGCTCTAATATTTTTGCCATTTTGGGTTTAAGGGCACTTTATTTCATGCTAGTGGGGGTGATGGATCTTTTCCGATTCTTGAAAATCGGGATTTGTGTCATTCTGACCTTTGTCGGAATCAAATTGATGATCTCTCGCATTTTTGAAATTCCAACAGGTGTTACACTGGCTTTGATTGCGCTCGTCCTGGCGGTTTCTGTCCTGGCCTCGTTGATTTTTAAAGAGAAAAGGGGACGTTAA